The genomic stretch AAccgaagttgaaaaaaaaatcatggatACTCGATGATGTGTATTTGTCcgttaaaatttaaatttgcttTCAATTTACCCTGAATTAACTTACGAATGTTAGATGAATCGGAATGAAGAACATGGAGGTTGAGGAAATTTagtgaagaataaaaaacggATAAATGGTGGATTCAGTCGAATTGAAAGAACActttattcgaataaaataatcttGTTTTTATTGACATTAATAGAATCTGATTTGATTGTCTCTTCTCTCCCATCATTCGGTAAAAACCGCGTCtacgtaaaatatttcttcattttagTGTATATacaattgttatttacaattttttacaatcacGCACACTAGCATTacctattttttattatcacatACGCAGTAATGCAAGATATATAGTATTCGATTGATTTATgtgcgaaatttttatttacaaattgcaCATTAACGCGTACGAATATTGCCTATTTACATATCACATATTTTTGGATATAACGAATTTGGATGAAAATGAACCGCTTGTTCCATTTGGACGGTTATTCGCTGATGTCAATTTTGCTGATCGAAACTTTGGCGATCGGTCATTCTAAAGTTACGTCAAGCTAACCTTAGTACgcaaatgtataataattaaatattataactCGCATCTAATTACATTATAGAATTTATCACTGgtgtacatgtgtataaaaaatattgtttctcctatttaaattgtaatttatatcAAAAAATCAGTCGTCGCGGAATCCAGTCTCGTTGATGTTTCGAGGACTCTCCCTTCGTCTCGTCTAGAGactcttgaaaattttgcaatactCGAATCCTTCGGCTCCGGCTGGATGGCTTTTACGTTGAGATCAGGTTATCAGAGCTCGAATAATGGATTACCTTTGAAAACTAGGCGACCGGTCTCACTACATCCCGTAGTAGAAGGGATAGACCGGATGTTCGGGCGGAAACGCCAATGCACCCGGTACCGGAATGTATACGGCTGGTCCCCTCGTCTCGTGCGTCCTGGTGTGTTTTTTGAGGTGATCTTTTCGACCAAACCTCTTGCGGCAAGAATCACAAGCGTACGGTCGCAAACCGCTGTGAATGCGTTTATGACGCGTTAGCTCTTCGTTTCTTGTGAAAGTCTTGCCGCAATTTTCCTCGTCGCACTTGAACGGACGCTCTCctgttgataaaaaaacaaaaagaaaataaacgataAATAATAGGCAAGCGAAACTTGTCAGAGATCGAACCAGTGTTCGATGAAATCGATGCTCGAACTTGGTCTCGATGAGGAAAACGGACCGGAATGTGTTTCTCAAGTTCATATCGATCAAGTTTGACTCGCAAACTAAAACTTGTGCTGAACGGTCAAGATCGGAGATACAAAAACCTCAGCGATAGAATCGTTCAATCTATCAACGAACACTACCAATAGATTCtgcattttgttttcaattccaTGATTACTCCAGGTCTGACCAACTAAGGTTCTCGATGGGTGAACCGAAAGTTTATTTCTTTAGGATTTAAATCGGGATTCAAGGGTCTTTCGTGACTTTGACTCTCCTGGTCTACCGAACACTTCACAAAAGGATAAGGCTCGTTCAGCATGTTCAGAATACAGCTGACAAGTGTATGTTGTAAGCGAGAAGTAAGTACGTAACTGTCGAAAGTAAGAGTCttggaaaaaagttgaccgATCGTTATGGTACCTATCGAAAAAAAGCGTTTCGAAACTCACCTGTGTGTATCCGGATGTGTCCTTTGAGTTGACCGTTGTTACTGAACGCGACGTTGCAGTGGGGACAAGGAAACTTCTTCGGCCTTAGTTTCTTGCTCTGTTTAACAAGAGTCTCGTGATGTTGTAGCGCCCTCGCTGCCTCTTCGATAGCTAATCGTCTTTGATATTCCAACCGCTTGTATGCCGCGACATGTTCCTGCCAAGCGATGAGTTTCTGGTGGTCAAGGCAGGGTCCATTGCCACTGGGAAACGGGAAGGATCCCGAAGGGTAATTGGCCGGATGTGCTGGATCGAAAGCCGAGCACGGTGCTGACCGGTGATCGTGGATGGAGAAACTGTTTGGGAAATATATGATTTCACTGCTGGCGTCAACGGAACCATCGGTTGTCGATGTGCTTGGGATCGCCCGATCGACGAGGCTCGACAGCTTCGTAAGATTGTCGTTCTCTCGACCTTGGGAACCATTGCTCTCGACGGTGGCACTGGAACTTCTCCCGGAAACGGAAACGGAACTTGACGGCGAGGGGAGAACTTGGTTACAATTTATCAGGTCGCACTTGACGTTCACTTGGATCGGCGACGTCTCGGTTTTACACTCCACGTCCCACGGACGGAAGATGTGGTCTACTTTTGGATTTCCATCCATCTTGTTGCCTCTCGACATGAATCTCACCGATTCGATTCTTTGCCAACTATCGCGCTCTTCCAAACTCTCCGTGATACCGAAGAGCCGATTCCGTCCAACTGGATTTGACGCGAGTCACTTGGTCACTAACTACTCGTCTTTTCCAAACTTTCGTCGATACTGAGGATCCGATTCTATGCAGGGAAGATATAAACCCCAAGGTTCGGAGGCGTCTAGTTCGCTGCTATTTTCCCCCTTCTTATTTTAACAGGGGTGGGGGACTGACGCCGCCCTTCGAGGACACACTTCTGTCGAATCGCTTCTATTCCAGAGGGTACGGGGTGGGGTTTCCAAGGGCTTGGGGAGGCGCTCGTGGAGGCCTGCCGTAGGCGCTACGATATTCCTCGTGTCCTTTGTCCACTATTAATTCACCCCTCTGCGGAAGGCCGGGTAACCGGCTACGCCAAATACCCTGCCATACAGACTTACTGCCAGGGGTGCTTTACGACACCCTCCTTGGTGTTTCGAACGATACAACTGTGATCGGGATTTTTCAGACCCCCCTCACGTACGGATGCATAGATTTGGTTGAACTAATGCCCACCACTTGACATCTGCAGGGGctttattaattgaatttactttttGCGGTCACCCTGCGAAACGGATATACATGTATGGACGTGTTGcttgtttctgtttttcataTTCGTTCACATCGATTcgtaaaatttcttcaaaactttcgttaatttttgcACTCGGCGTTATTGGAAACTTACAAGTATAAAGGTACCGCATGTCGATCTCGCcaatttcgtttgttttttcaatattttagtAATTAGCTAAGCGagatttatttatctttttatcatttatttatgatAGATATTCACAGGATTTGGCAggtcattttttatattcacaaacttttcgagaatttttcattaacgGAATTGGAAGTGAATTCAGGTTCTGGAATTGAGACGCGTTAGATCACGACTAAGGTACAGAATGagatttttgtataattttcggcggtatgaaatatttgttacTTGAGAAATTTACACTGATTTAGTtaatattttaaatcaatagcaaaatttgataattaatcgtcagattgaaaattttacgaaaaatttggTTCCCTTTGCAGAATTTCTGCGTACGGAATTATTTCGACATTTCATTGGAAAAATTGcgaagtgagaaaatttttgaagaatagCGACATTCGACTTTATACTGAAAAATCGATATCCAGGAAAATACCGAATACAGCTATCtagaatttgagaaaaagaaggaaaaaaaaaaccttaccgatggttacaatattttcaaaagtttggGCGCACCGGTCGAAATTTCTTGCCGCACTAAAAATTAGATAACGGGCtcaaaaataaagatattCAAACGTTTCGACCGGCATGTTGAAGAGGATAAATTTGtctttattttcctttttttagaaaattctctACACTTTTTTCTGGCCCCGGTACGTATTTTCGAATACGGCCGTTCTTCGGCTAATTTACCGGTGGATAAAAAATAGCCGATAAAATAGCcgtgttgaaaaaaacgtagagaattttttaaaaaagaaaaatagaggTAAATTTGTCCTCCAtgttatctttatttttgacTCCGCTATCTAACCTTTAGTGCAGCAAGAAATTTCAAGCGCTTCACTCAAACTTTTCGCCGGCTTTTATATTCCATACTCAATTCTCTTGGTTTTTGTTTCGTGTGCATTCGGGTAAAAGATAAGAGCAATAATCTCCATAATGAGACAATGATTATagtaataacgataataaatcgTTCAAGTTGTAATTTTGGAACAAAATTGGGGTTATTGAAATGCGAGCAAAATTCATACAATCAGAGTAGACTTAACTCAGGTAACGGAAGAGGAGGGGGTGGGATTAGGCGAAGTCGGTGACACATGGAATTTTGACACGGTCGCTTCTCAACTTTGACACTTTGGCATTTCGGCAAAGCTGCAACCTACAAGCATAAATAATTCCGGGCCAATGTATACGCTATTTTGAACCAATACCTAACCTGGAAACTGAAGCGAAGTGGGGGTGGGCGGAGTCCTATTATCCAGCCGATGGTTCATTGCAACGTTCAACACtgatagaaatttttagttccaggtaccgctcagtccttaattaatttcatttttcaagtcAAGTTAAGAAAAAGTT from Neodiprion virginianus isolate iyNeoVirg1 chromosome 3, iyNeoVirg1.1, whole genome shotgun sequence encodes the following:
- the LOC124301014 gene encoding zinc finger protein 713-like; its protein translation is MDGNPKVDHIFRPWDVECKTETSPIQVNVKCDLINCNQVLPSPSSSVSVSGRSSSATVESNGSQGRENDNLTKLSSLVDRAIPSTSTTDGSVDASSEIIYFPNSFSIHDHRSAPCSAFDPAHPANYPSGSFPFPSGNGPCLDHQKLIAWQEHVAAYKRLEYQRRLAIEEAARALQHHETLVKQSKKLRPKKFPCPHCNVAFSNNGQLKGHIRIHTGERPFKCDEENCGKTFTRNEELTRHKRIHSGLRPYACDSCRKRFGRKDHLKKHTRTHETRGPAVYIPVPGALAFPPEHPVYPFYYGM